One region of Sardina pilchardus chromosome 18, fSarPil1.1, whole genome shotgun sequence genomic DNA includes:
- the nphp1 gene encoding nephrocystin-1, which produces MPPKRRGPLLNLQREADGLKTKLDGLVADVNQLNEHNRVDLRQRCSELLSAVEQTTQALKKLTKADEPAPVGNYELRKQEEETRLQDFHNQLRTLELNLQSPETSEASERLSAQGPSGDQESEEDSEEEEESEDEDNNDEDDDDEDEDEEEEEERSDVKEGEHALMERVVAISAFKGEQQGDLTMEKGTVLHILKKNKDGWWLAQDSKGNKGLVPKTYVKAQPLKEEEEDDDDDEEDEEESEEEKEEMDEETKSKARSSHSNWDTVRKAITEIDATDVLSAMGAIPAGFRPSTLSKLLDEGVTYRGSHYIQPELSQSNLSFKDLFLDPDTGKVRARTSRVCLSLSLWSCKMIPPPGVGLQVLSRHVRFCAFDGEQVLSNIYTVRATYSAKNPKTWSFSPRMSGQLPSLLDGECFLRCNSASANLGVLFELGVTYIRNSTGERGDLSCGWTFLKLYDASGALIPLRTYELILHGGTPYETDVEVDPSLTKGVTGSVFQQMLMSRRVPKLIVKLRTPNNRTMAHLNLLPDTFVGSLCSVQLLALYRQLLADTLLLDRVTMQSADLICNSVLATFPEVLNQSDLLDAFQSAWENAEKLMKRSEKRDMAVLKREFVRVYMEYVFPLLYSADMPAPLWADDDVDTQRARIVFTSNHPQSTAQQAFDISQVTYDLLSSARH; this is translated from the exons ATGCCACCCAAACGGAGAGGGCCTTTGCTAAACCTTCAAAGAGAAGCGGATGGCTTGAAGACGAAG CTGGACGGTTTGGTGGCTGACGTCAACCAACTTAATGAACATAACCGTGTTGATCTAAGACAGAG ATGTTCTGAGTTGCTCAGTGCAGTTGAGCAGACAACACAGGCTTTGAAGAAATTAACTAAA GCAGATGAGCCTGCACCAGTAGGCAACTATGAGCTGCGAaagcaggaggaagagacacGCCTGCAGGACTTCCACAACCAGCTCCGTACCCTGGAGCTCAACCTCCAGTCCCCTGAGACGTCAGAGGCCAG TGAGAGACTGTCAGCCCAGGGTCCATCAGGAGATCAGGAGAGTGAAGAagacagtgaggaagaggaggagagtgaagaTGAGGACAACAACGATGAGGATGATGACGATGAGGAcgaggatgaggaagaagaggaggaaaggagtgaTGTTAAAGAAGGGGAACATGCATTGATGGAGAGAGTTGTTGCCATCAGCGCTTTCAAAGGAGAACAGCAGGGAGACCTCACCATGGAG AAGGGAACTGTGCTGCACATTCTTAAAAAGAACAAAGACGGATGGTGGCTCGCACAGGACTCAAAGGGCAACAAGGGGCTTGTACCTAAGACCTACGTAAAG GCTCAGCCactgaaggaggaagaggaagatgatgatgatgatgaggaggatgaggaagagagtgaggaggagaaggaggaaatgGATGAAGAGACTAAGAGCAAAGCAAG AAGCAGTCACTCTAACTGGGATACTGTGAGAAAGGCCATCACAGAG ATTGATGCCACCGATGTTTTGTCTGCCATGGGGGCTATCCCTGCTGGCTTCAGGCCATCCACCTTGTCTAAACTGCTAGATGAGG GAGTCACTTACAGAGGAAGTCACTACATTCAGCCCGAGCTCAGCCAGTCCAATCTGTCCTTTAAAGACCTCTTTCTGGACCCAGACACCGGCAAG gttcgTGCTCGCACCTCTcgggtgtgtttgtctctgtctctgtggagCTGCAAGATGATCCCGCCCCCTGGAGTGGGGTTGCAGGTTCTGAGTCGACACGTCCGCTTCTGCGCCTTTGATGGAGAGCAG GTGCTGAGTAACATCTATACTGTACGAGCCACTTACAGCGCAAAAAACCCTAAGACCTGGAGCTTCTcaccaagg ATGAGTGGGCAGCTGCCCAGCCTGCTGGACGGAGAGTGCTTCCTGCGCTGTAACTCTGCGTCTGCCAACCTGGGCGTTCTCTTTGAGCTGGGGGTCACCTACATCCGAAAT TCCACAGGTGAACGGGGTGACTTGAGTTGTGGCTGGACCTTCCTCAAGCTTTATGATGCCAGTGGAGCTCTTATACCACTGCG GACCTATGAGCTCATTCTCCATGGAGGGACTCCTTACGAGACAGATGTGGAGGTGGATCCTTCCCTCACCAAAGGAG TAACGGGCAGCGTGTTCCAGCAGATGCTGATGTCCAGGAGAGTCCCCAAGCTCATAGTGAAGCTCCGCACACCAAACAACAGGACCATGGCTCATTTAAA tcTTCTGCCGGACACCTTTGTGGGAAGTCTCTGTTCGGTTCAGTTGCTGGCCTTATATAGACAGTTACTTGCTGACACGCTACTACTGGATAGAGTTACCATGCAAAGTGCAG ATTTGATCTGCAACTCAGTTCTGGCAACTTTCCCTGAGGTTCTGAATCAATCAGATCTGCTGGATGCCTTCCAG AGTGCGTGGGAAAATGCAGAAAAGCTTATGAAGAGGTCAGAGAAG cggGACATGGCGGTGCTGAAACGGGAGTTTGTGAGGGTGTACATGGAGTACGTGTTCCCCCTGCTCTACTCGGCCGACATGCCCGCCCCCCTCTGGGCGGACGATGACGTGGACACTCAGAGAGCTCGCATCGTCTTCACCAGCAACCACCCGCAGTCCACCGCCCAGCAAGCTTTTGACATCTCCCAGGTCACCTATGACCTCCTCAGCTCAGCCAGACACTGA